A window of Ranitomeya variabilis isolate aRanVar5 chromosome 2, aRanVar5.hap1, whole genome shotgun sequence contains these coding sequences:
- the TCF25 gene encoding ribosome quality control complex subunit TCF25: MSRRALRRLRGDQRGQEEPGGPDEIEEEEEPLQPEPRNRKNKGNHRKLLEERGLSNPFQLITDADEDPRSDPAQSRLTDEDDPNGEEKPDNDPSETAAAQNGSSNKTKKKKKKRKAKKSAAADGQPDGAAEGGDEIGDINSILEKIENGNGITHQIQNGSNADSRPLLYVEHRNLNPETELKKFFGSRAVLGDQRPRQRQRLHHRSTWLTSAKNTWPRFSKTGITMSLLETKRGVQYFAFGHQRDYQQVQFKFLDAVESMDPNNIVLLLQMNPYHIDSLLQLSDVCRLQEDQEMARDLIERALYSLECAFHPVFSLSSGTCRLDYVQSENRGFFLALFKHMMFLEKRGCLRTALEFCKLILSFDPENDPLCMLLLIDYLALRAREFLYLVRMFEEWEAHRNLSQLPNFALSVPLALFLYGQQEEVSEQEQLNKYNRASLLLQQSLIMFPGILIPLLDACGIQPDTNVSSHLFFGAVAQISQPPALSQLTSLYIGRCQGLWKDPAVMCWLEQNVREILHKVDSNDPVVKECELRRKTRYQSAPRNIHRHVILSEIKGANFALPLDVSSQPVLSFDPLPPLDSVVSYTRPERTHRPSNEGTLSLFFRSLLPNFNLQGEAAAAEGDEAGAVRDLNRGVNRLMAAMRDMLANIQFQEPPRDDNPDGEEGDEEWD, encoded by the exons ATGTCCCGTCGGGCCTTGAGGAGGTTGCGAGGGGATCAGAGGGGGCAAGAGGAACCTGGTGGCCCTGATGagatagaggaggaagaggaacctcTACAGCCCGAGCCACGGAACCGGAAAAACAAGGGGAACCACCGCAAACTGTTGGAAGAACGGGGCCTGAGTAATCCATTCCAGCTG ATCACAGACGCAGATGAAGACCCCCGGAGTGACCCGGCTCAGTCCAGACTTACAGATGAAGATGATCCTAATGGAGAAGAAAAGCCTGACAATGACCCCAGTGAGACAGCGGCAGCTCAG AATGGTTCCAGTAATAAaacaaagaagaagaaaaagaaaaggaaagcaaaGAAGTCTGCAGCCGCTGATGGTCAG CCGGATGGCGCTGCGGAGGGCGGCGATGAGATCGGGGACATTAACAGTATTTTAGAGAAGATAGAAAACGGTAATGGAATTACACACCAGATTCAGAACGGGAGTAACGCAGACAGCCGTCCTCTGCTATACGTGGAGCACAG GAACCTGAACCCCGAGACCGAGCTCAAGAAATTTTTTGGATCTCGAGCAGTTCTGGGCGATCAGAG ACCGCGTCAGAGACAACGGCTGCATCACCGGAGCACGTGGTTGACGTCGGCTAAGAACACATGGCCGAGATTCAGTAAAACAG GGATTACTATGAGCCTTCTAGAGACCAAGCGAGGGGTCCAGTATTTCGCCTTCGGGCACCAGAGAGATTATCAGCAGGTTCAGTTCAAGTTTCTGGATGCGGTGGAGTCAATGGATCCCAATAACATTGTG CTGCTCCTCCAGATGAATCCCTATCACATAGACTCCTTGCTACAGCTCAGCGATGTGTGCCGGCTACAGGAGGACCAGGAAATGGCGCGGGATTTAATTG AGCGAGCGCTCTACAGTTTGGAGTGTGCCTTCCATCCGGTTTTTAGTCTGAGCAGTGGGACTTGCAGGCTGGATTACGTCCAATCAGAAAACAG AGGGTTTTTCTTGGCTCTTTTCAAGCACATGATGTTCTTGGAGAAGCGAGGCTGCCTCCGGACGGCACTGGAGTTCTGCAAACTAATCCTCAG ttttgatcCTGAGAATGACCcgctgtgcatgctgctgctgATCGATTACCTGGCTCTGCGTGCACGGGAGTTCCTGTATCTTGTCCGGATGTTTGAGGAGTGGGAG gCTCATCGGAATTTATCCCAGCTTCCCAACTTTGCTCTTTCTGTCCCTTTGGCTCTCTTTCTGTACGGTCAGCAGGAAGAGGTGTCGGAGCAGGAGCAGCTGAACAAGTACAACCGAGCATCGCTCCTCCTGCAGCAGTCACTCATCATGTTCCCGGGGA ttctcATTCCACTTCTTGATGCCTGCGGTATTCAGCCCGATACTAATGTCTCTTCACATCTGTTTTTCGGAGCTGTGGCCCAAATAAG CCAGCCTCCTGCGTTATCTCAGTTAACCTCTCTGTACATTGGAAGATGTCAAGGCCTCTGGAAGGATCCTGCGGTCATGTGCTGGTTGGAGCAGAACGTCCGAGAAATTTTGCACAAAGTTGACAGTAATGACCCAGTCGTGAAGGAGTGTGAGCTCAG GAGAAAGACTCGTTATCAGAGCGCCCCCAGGAACATCCATCGTCATGTCATCCTGTCTGAGATCAAGGGAGCAAACTTTGCACTGCCTCTG GATGTGTCCTCGCAGCCGGTGCTCAGCTTTGATCCATTACCCCCTCTGGACTCCGTGGTGTCGTACACAAGGCCGGAGAG GACACACCGGCCATCGAATGAAGGGACCTTATCTCTGTTCTTTAGATCACTTTTGCCAAATTTTAATTTGCAG GGCGAGGCAGCCGCCGCTGAGGGTGATGAAGCCGGAGCCGTCCGGGACTTGAATCGAGGTGTGAATCGGCTGATGGCAGCGATGAGAGACATGCTGGCCAATATTCAGTTCCAGGAACCTCCGCGGGATGACAATCCCGATGGGGAAGAAGGAGACGAAGAGTGGGACTGA